A genomic stretch from Anoplolepis gracilipes chromosome 16, ASM4749672v1, whole genome shotgun sequence includes:
- the Obp10 gene encoding odorant binding protein 10 isoform X1 — protein MKLFVVVMGFLFQAWIVSCGTRPSFVSDQMIATAASVVNACQTQTGVATADIEAVRNNQWPETRQLKCYMYCLWEQFGLVDDKRELSLNGMLTFFQRMPAFRIEVEKAIGECKGLGNYLANGDNCEYAYTFNKCYATRSPRTYYLF, from the exons ATGAAGCTCTTCGTGGTCGTTATGGGTTTTCTCTTTCAGGCGTGGATCGTCTCATGTGGG acGAGACCCAGCTTTGTTTCCGATCAGATGATCGCGACTGCGGCTAGTGTTGTAAATGCCTGCCAAACGCAAACGGGAGTCGCTACAG CCGACATAGAAGCGGTAAGAAACAATCAATGGCCGGAAACACGTCAATTGAAG TGCTACATGTATTGTCTCTGGGAGCAATTCGGTCTGGTCGACGACAAGAGAGAATTAAGTCTGAACGGTATGCTGACATTCTTCCAAAGAATGCCCGCTTTCAGAATTGAAGTCGAGAAAGCCATCGGCGAGTGCAAGGGGCTCGGTAACTATTTGG CGAATGGTGATAATTGCGAATACGCGTACACGTTTAACAAGTGTTATGCGACAAGGTCTCCGAGA ACTTACTATCTGTTTTAA
- the Obp10 gene encoding odorant binding protein 10 isoform X2, which translates to MKLFVVVMGFLFQAWIVSCGTRPSFVSDQMIATAASVVNACQTQTGVATADIEAVRNNQWPETRQLKCYMYCLWEQFGLVDDKRELSLNGMLTFFQRMPAFRIEVEKAIGECKGLANGDNCEYAYTFNKCYATRSPRTYYLF; encoded by the exons ATGAAGCTCTTCGTGGTCGTTATGGGTTTTCTCTTTCAGGCGTGGATCGTCTCATGTGGG acGAGACCCAGCTTTGTTTCCGATCAGATGATCGCGACTGCGGCTAGTGTTGTAAATGCCTGCCAAACGCAAACGGGAGTCGCTACAG CCGACATAGAAGCGGTAAGAAACAATCAATGGCCGGAAACACGTCAATTGAAG TGCTACATGTATTGTCTCTGGGAGCAATTCGGTCTGGTCGACGACAAGAGAGAATTAAGTCTGAACGGTATGCTGACATTCTTCCAAAGAATGCCCGCTTTCAGAATTGAAGTCGAGAAAGCCATCGGCGAGTGCAAGGGGCTCG CGAATGGTGATAATTGCGAATACGCGTACACGTTTAACAAGTGTTATGCGACAAGGTCTCCGAGA ACTTACTATCTGTTTTAA
- the Obp11 gene encoding odorant binding protein 11 has translation MTKENLILICASLIVTQLVVVHCNDDDIDWTTVHDELRKLAGSLRKKCTGEIGIAEDSLEQAELGNFDDTKLPCYFRCIMDKGGVMKKDKINYKLLNKMMPAPYRHIGQEMLDQCRNIDPGTDRCDIAINFNKCMYQANPVAYFVI, from the exons atgacgaaagaaaatttaatacttatcTGTGCCTCTCTAATCGTAACACAACTCGTCGTAGTTCATTGTAACGACGAC gatATAGATTGGACTACTGTTCACGACGAGTTGAGAAAATTGGCTGGCAGTCTGCGTAAGAAGTGTACCGGTGAAATTGGCATCGCGGAAG aTTCATTAGAACAAGCAGAACTAGGTAACTTTGACGACACAAAATTGCCATGTTACTTCAGATGCATCATGGACAAGGGGGGAGTG ATGAAAAAGGacaagattaattataaactctTAAACAAAATGATGCCAGCGCCATATAGACACATTGGACAAGAGATGCTCGACCAATGTCGCAATATAG ATCCCGGCACAGACAGATGTGACATAGCTATCAACTTCAACAAATGCATGTACCAGGCGAATCCTGTg GCGTACTTTGTCatctaa
- the LOC140674495 gene encoding BOS complex subunit NOMO3 isoform X1, whose translation MRQRVGMILNWQKIIFFFAYLATLSPISIAQDILGCGGFLKSHANIDFTKVHVKLYTKAGSLKDQIECAPNTGYYFLPLYDKGEYILKVDPPRGWSFEPTEVTLNVDGVTNDCSQDINFTFKGFGITGRVISLGTDSGPKGVTISLYTDSDKHVPIRSTVTAEGGIFYFTPIQPGKYILIASHSTWIINKSKVEVFVQEGNTEVSDGSLVVSGYDVSGKVSSENDPVAGVSFILFGSGFAERCETTPIAKDFESEKPLCHVTSDNSGRFIFPSVSPGDYKLVPHYAGAQTKFDVQPSELSFKVSHNSVILAQDFKVTGFTVGGLVLSFTNGDPLPGAKIFLSQKEIAVTDKNGKYVLDNMKAGQYTLRAESANVQFSEKTVKISPTSPELPVLVPSAYKVSGKVTLSAKGTLHFRKLSIQNTAATFYKELNTDEKTGEYSVYLAPDKYQLSVIVSTEEKTKGLQFYPLQQTIDVTSQPIIDINFLQLKAILTGTVNCLPRTDCSQASVTLKILDGVTIKTVQAKVVFQYADGQYQFTDVLPGHYEVLIDNDVFCWENPSYRISITSERAEVPPFKQTGFSITFISSHDTAVEYSEPNNTKLITLPLSKGSTRHCVSKSGAYTFVPKGCHVYDKSSYIWDTSNLSPILLHSTEHTHRGNIVCTSVQNNLKVKIEDAGDSVTIGPLKPIKKDNAYKYEFEFKAKTDNMYTITPLSDILLFNPPSLKVFGVNDCHNDIASFVGDLGKIIAGKISPPLEGVTIQIFGKDKESPIHTLVTQKDGTYSIGPLDGKIEYSVIAEKEGFVITGPDAKGVFLAHKLAEIIVQVSDHADNSSLQGVLLSLSGGQSYRKNSITGEDGKFTFNSLSPGEYHLRPMMKEYRFDPSSKMINVMEGATVKVNLFGNRVAYSAYGSVTSLNGEPEVGLLVEVQGQNNCSNLQEEATTEENGNFRIRGLQPACTYVFRLKPNVESNAHIHRTSPSSQLVQPTEEDIHGLRLIAFHPISRTDVSVHVTSTQPEHYRTIKVKLCREDAPDSPVHISKLDVQQSASKNSGNYNAGFLVHFPPLQADGRKYFVQLESSLSQAVHKYRTIPVYFEANSSFKYVKLTFNAERKIDQSDMNQTSVIALPFIMLVGLAFVNREKMWTWLNALLERRSKPVPSSRAPVQAIPIDPRADDIIVEQIMNINKRKAKPRKT comes from the exons ATGCGACAGCGGGTTGGTATGATTTTGAATTggcaaaaaattatcttctttttcgCGTATTTAGCGACATTATCGCCGATTTCCATCGCCCAGGATATTCTAGGATGCGGTGGTTTTCTAAAGAGCCACGCCAACATCGACTTTACAAAAGTACACGTGAAACT ATATACGAAAGCTGGCAGTCTGAAGGATCAGATCGAGTGCGCGCCCAACACCGGATATTACTTTCTACCCCTGTACGACAAGGGTGAATACATATTGAAG gTAGATCCTCCTAGAGGCTGGAGTTTTGAACCTACAGAAGTAACGTTGAATGTAGACGGAGTTACGAATGACTGTAGTCAAGATATTAACTTTACGTTTAAAGGCTTTGGTATTACAGGACGT gtaATTAGCTTAGGTACTGACTCTGGTCCTAAAGGTGTTACTATCTCCTTATATACAGACAGTGATAAACATGTTCCTATTAGATCAACAGTGACGGCGGAAGGTggcatattttactttactcCTATTCAACCTGGAAAATACATACTCATTGCATCTCATTCTAC ttggATAATAAACAAAAGTAAAGTTGAAGTATTTGTACAAGAGGGAAACACAGAAGTCTCAGATGGTAGTCTGGTAGTATCTGGATACGATGTGAGTGGCAAAGTCAGCAGTGAAAATGATCCAGTAGCAGGTGTATCCTTCATTCTTTTTGGA AGTGGTTTTGCGGAAAGGTGTGAGACTACCCCGATAGCTAAGGATTTCGAATCCGAGAAACCGCTTTGTCATGTGACTTCGGACAATAGTGGTAGATTTATATTTCCCAGTGTGTCACCCGGTGATTACAAACTTGTACCGCATTACGCTGGCGCCCAGACAAAATTCGACGTTCAACCGTCGGAATTGTCTTTCAAAGTTAGTCACAACAGCGTAATCCTCGCTCAAGATTTTAAAGTAACCGGCTTTACGGTCGGCGGTCTTGTTCTTAGCTTCACGAATGGCGATCCTTTGCCTGGAGCAAAGATATTCTTGTCACAAAAAGAGATTGCAGTCAcagataaaaatggaaaatatgtaTTGGATAATATGAAAGCTGGCCAGTATACTCTCAGAGCAGAATCTG cAAATGTACAATTTAGCGAGAAAACGGTTAAAATCTCACCGACCTCGCCTGAGCTTCCAGTACTGGTACCTTCAGCGTATAAAGTTTCTGGAAAAGTAACTCTTTCTGCAAAGGGAACTTTGCACTTTCGTAAACTATCCATTCAGAACACAGCTGCTACATTCTATAAAGAACTTAACACTGATGAGAAAACGGGGGAGTATTCTGTATACCTTGCGCCGGATAAATATCAACTAAGTGTAATTGTGAGCACGGAAGAGAAAACTAAAGGCTTGCA ATTCTATCCACTGCAACAAACAATCGATGTGACATCTCAACCaattatcgatataaattttttgcaattgaaAGCCATATTAACAGGGACAGTTAATTGTTTGCCGCGGACAGATTGCAGTCAAGCTTCTGTTACGTTAAAAATACTTGATGGAGTTACGATAAAGACGGTACAAGCCAAag TCGTTTTCCAATATGCAGATGGTCAGTATCAGTTCACGGACGTATTACCCGGTCACTACGAAGTCTTGATCGACAACGACGTATTTTGCTGGGAAAATCCCAGTTACAGAATCTCGATAACGTCAGAACGCGCGGAAGTACCACCTTTCAAACAAACCGGTTTCTCCATCACCTTTATATCTTCTCACGACACTGCCGTAGAATACTCCGAACCGAATAACACGAAACTGATTACTCTACCCTTGAGCAAAGGCAGTACGAGACATTGTGTGTCTAAATCTGGTGCGTACACTTTCGTCCCGAAAGGTTGCCATGTATATGACAAGTCTTCCTACATTTGGGACACGAGCAATCTTTCTCCAATCTTGCTACATTCCACCGAACATACTCACAGAGGCAATATTGTATGCACAAGCGTACAAAATAATCTCAAAGTAAAAATCGAAGACGCAGGCGACAGCGTTAC GATTGGTCCATTGAAGCctataaaaaaagacaacGCATACAAATATGAATTTGAGTTTAAGGCGAAAACGGATAACATGTACACTATCACTCCACTCTCTGACATTTTGCTATTTAACCCACCATCCTTAAAAGTTTTTGGCGTGAATGATTGTCACAATGACATCGCAAGTTTTGTTGGTGACTTAGGAAAG attATAGCTGGAAAAATATCTCCACCATTGGAAGGTGTaacaattcaaatatttgGAAAAGATAAGGAGTCTCCAATTCATACATTAGTTACACAGAAGGACGGTACTTACAGCATCGGTCCTTTGGATGGAAAAATCGAATATAG TGTTATAGCTGAGAAGGAGGGTTTTGTGATTACTGGGCCCGATGCTAAGGGAGTGTTTCTAGCGCACAAGTTGGCCGAGATTATCGTGCAAGTTTCTGATCATGCTGACAATTCTTCATTGCag ggTGTGCTGCTTTCTTTGTCTGGTGGTCAAAGTTATCGCAAAAACAGTATAACCGGCGAGGACGGAAAGTTCACATTTAATTCGCTATCTCCGGGCGAGTATCATCTTCGACCTATGATGAAGGAATATCGCTTCGATCCGTCATCGAAGATGATCAACGTCATGGAAGGAGCAACTGTTAAAGTGAACCTTTTTGGTAATCGAGTCGCGTATAGTGCTTACGGCTCCGTAACGTCTTTGAACGGAGAACCGGAAGTCGGTCTGTTAGTCGAGGTTCAAGGTCAAAACAACTGTTCCAATCTCCAAGAGGAGGCCACAACCGAGGAGAATGGGAACTTTAGAATACGTGGTCTTCAGCCCgca tgcACCTACGTTTTCCGCTTGAAACCAAACGTAGAAAGTAACGCTCATATACACCGCACGAGTCCCAGTTCTCAACTGGTGCAGCCGACAGAGGAGGATATTCACGGTCTACGATTGATCGCCTTCCATCCGATCTCACGTACGGACGTTTCGGTGCATGTCACATCTACCCAGCCGGAACACTATCGCACGATTAAGGTAAAACTGTGTCGGGAAGACGCTCCAGACTCGCCGGTGCACATCTCGAAACTGGACGTGCAACAATCTGCCAGTAAGAATTCCGGTAATTACAACGCTGGTTTCCTAGTGCACTTTCCGCCATTGCAAGCTGACGGCAGAAAATACTTTGTGCAATTGGAGTCATCGCTATCGCAAGCCGTGCATAAATATCGAACCATCCCGGTCTACTTTGAAGCGAATTCGTCATTCAAGTACGTCAAACTGACATTCAACGCAGAACGGAAGATCGATCAAAGTGACATGAATCAAACATCGGTGATTGCACTCCCGTTCATTATGCTGGTTGGGTTGGCATTTGTCAATCGCGAAAAAATGTGGACTTGGTTGAACGCGCTACTCGAAAGACGTTCCAAGCCTGTGCCGAGCTCCAGAGCACCCGTTCAAGCTATTCCCATTGATCCCAGAGCAGATGACATTATAGTCGaacaaataatgaatattaacaAGAGGAAGGCAAAGCCGCGAAAGACATGA
- the LOC140674495 gene encoding BOS complex subunit NOMO3 isoform X2: protein MRQRVGMILNWQKIIFFFAYLATLSPISIAQDILGCGGFLKSHANIDFTKVHVKLYTKAGSLKDQIECAPNTGYYFLPLYDKGEYILKVDPPRGWSFEPTEVTLNVDGVTNDCSQDINFTFKGFGITGRVISLGTDSGPKGVTISLYTDSDKHVPIRSTVTAEGGIFYFTPIQPGKYILIASHSTWIINKSKVEVFVQEGNTEVSDGSLVVSGYDVSGKVSSENDPVAGVSFILFGSGFAERCETTPIAKDFESEKPLCHVTSDNSGRFIFPSVSPGDYKLVPHYAGAQTKFDVQPSELSFKVSHNSVILAQDFKVTGFTVGGLVLSFTNGDPLPGAKIFLSQKEIAVTDKNGKYVLDNMKAGQYTLRAESANVQFSEKTVKISPTSPELPVLVPSAYKVSGKVTLSAKGTLHFRKLSIQNTAATFYKELNTDEKTGEYSVYLAPDKYQLSVIVSTEEKTKGLQFYPLQQTIDVTSQPIIDINFLQLKAILTGTVNCLPRTDCSQASVTLKILDGVTIKTVQAKDGQYQFTDVLPGHYEVLIDNDVFCWENPSYRISITSERAEVPPFKQTGFSITFISSHDTAVEYSEPNNTKLITLPLSKGSTRHCVSKSGAYTFVPKGCHVYDKSSYIWDTSNLSPILLHSTEHTHRGNIVCTSVQNNLKVKIEDAGDSVTIGPLKPIKKDNAYKYEFEFKAKTDNMYTITPLSDILLFNPPSLKVFGVNDCHNDIASFVGDLGKIIAGKISPPLEGVTIQIFGKDKESPIHTLVTQKDGTYSIGPLDGKIEYSVIAEKEGFVITGPDAKGVFLAHKLAEIIVQVSDHADNSSLQGVLLSLSGGQSYRKNSITGEDGKFTFNSLSPGEYHLRPMMKEYRFDPSSKMINVMEGATVKVNLFGNRVAYSAYGSVTSLNGEPEVGLLVEVQGQNNCSNLQEEATTEENGNFRIRGLQPACTYVFRLKPNVESNAHIHRTSPSSQLVQPTEEDIHGLRLIAFHPISRTDVSVHVTSTQPEHYRTIKVKLCREDAPDSPVHISKLDVQQSASKNSGNYNAGFLVHFPPLQADGRKYFVQLESSLSQAVHKYRTIPVYFEANSSFKYVKLTFNAERKIDQSDMNQTSVIALPFIMLVGLAFVNREKMWTWLNALLERRSKPVPSSRAPVQAIPIDPRADDIIVEQIMNINKRKAKPRKT from the exons ATGCGACAGCGGGTTGGTATGATTTTGAATTggcaaaaaattatcttctttttcgCGTATTTAGCGACATTATCGCCGATTTCCATCGCCCAGGATATTCTAGGATGCGGTGGTTTTCTAAAGAGCCACGCCAACATCGACTTTACAAAAGTACACGTGAAACT ATATACGAAAGCTGGCAGTCTGAAGGATCAGATCGAGTGCGCGCCCAACACCGGATATTACTTTCTACCCCTGTACGACAAGGGTGAATACATATTGAAG gTAGATCCTCCTAGAGGCTGGAGTTTTGAACCTACAGAAGTAACGTTGAATGTAGACGGAGTTACGAATGACTGTAGTCAAGATATTAACTTTACGTTTAAAGGCTTTGGTATTACAGGACGT gtaATTAGCTTAGGTACTGACTCTGGTCCTAAAGGTGTTACTATCTCCTTATATACAGACAGTGATAAACATGTTCCTATTAGATCAACAGTGACGGCGGAAGGTggcatattttactttactcCTATTCAACCTGGAAAATACATACTCATTGCATCTCATTCTAC ttggATAATAAACAAAAGTAAAGTTGAAGTATTTGTACAAGAGGGAAACACAGAAGTCTCAGATGGTAGTCTGGTAGTATCTGGATACGATGTGAGTGGCAAAGTCAGCAGTGAAAATGATCCAGTAGCAGGTGTATCCTTCATTCTTTTTGGA AGTGGTTTTGCGGAAAGGTGTGAGACTACCCCGATAGCTAAGGATTTCGAATCCGAGAAACCGCTTTGTCATGTGACTTCGGACAATAGTGGTAGATTTATATTTCCCAGTGTGTCACCCGGTGATTACAAACTTGTACCGCATTACGCTGGCGCCCAGACAAAATTCGACGTTCAACCGTCGGAATTGTCTTTCAAAGTTAGTCACAACAGCGTAATCCTCGCTCAAGATTTTAAAGTAACCGGCTTTACGGTCGGCGGTCTTGTTCTTAGCTTCACGAATGGCGATCCTTTGCCTGGAGCAAAGATATTCTTGTCACAAAAAGAGATTGCAGTCAcagataaaaatggaaaatatgtaTTGGATAATATGAAAGCTGGCCAGTATACTCTCAGAGCAGAATCTG cAAATGTACAATTTAGCGAGAAAACGGTTAAAATCTCACCGACCTCGCCTGAGCTTCCAGTACTGGTACCTTCAGCGTATAAAGTTTCTGGAAAAGTAACTCTTTCTGCAAAGGGAACTTTGCACTTTCGTAAACTATCCATTCAGAACACAGCTGCTACATTCTATAAAGAACTTAACACTGATGAGAAAACGGGGGAGTATTCTGTATACCTTGCGCCGGATAAATATCAACTAAGTGTAATTGTGAGCACGGAAGAGAAAACTAAAGGCTTGCA ATTCTATCCACTGCAACAAACAATCGATGTGACATCTCAACCaattatcgatataaattttttgcaattgaaAGCCATATTAACAGGGACAGTTAATTGTTTGCCGCGGACAGATTGCAGTCAAGCTTCTGTTACGTTAAAAATACTTGATGGAGTTACGATAAAGACGGTACAAGCCAAag ATGGTCAGTATCAGTTCACGGACGTATTACCCGGTCACTACGAAGTCTTGATCGACAACGACGTATTTTGCTGGGAAAATCCCAGTTACAGAATCTCGATAACGTCAGAACGCGCGGAAGTACCACCTTTCAAACAAACCGGTTTCTCCATCACCTTTATATCTTCTCACGACACTGCCGTAGAATACTCCGAACCGAATAACACGAAACTGATTACTCTACCCTTGAGCAAAGGCAGTACGAGACATTGTGTGTCTAAATCTGGTGCGTACACTTTCGTCCCGAAAGGTTGCCATGTATATGACAAGTCTTCCTACATTTGGGACACGAGCAATCTTTCTCCAATCTTGCTACATTCCACCGAACATACTCACAGAGGCAATATTGTATGCACAAGCGTACAAAATAATCTCAAAGTAAAAATCGAAGACGCAGGCGACAGCGTTAC GATTGGTCCATTGAAGCctataaaaaaagacaacGCATACAAATATGAATTTGAGTTTAAGGCGAAAACGGATAACATGTACACTATCACTCCACTCTCTGACATTTTGCTATTTAACCCACCATCCTTAAAAGTTTTTGGCGTGAATGATTGTCACAATGACATCGCAAGTTTTGTTGGTGACTTAGGAAAG attATAGCTGGAAAAATATCTCCACCATTGGAAGGTGTaacaattcaaatatttgGAAAAGATAAGGAGTCTCCAATTCATACATTAGTTACACAGAAGGACGGTACTTACAGCATCGGTCCTTTGGATGGAAAAATCGAATATAG TGTTATAGCTGAGAAGGAGGGTTTTGTGATTACTGGGCCCGATGCTAAGGGAGTGTTTCTAGCGCACAAGTTGGCCGAGATTATCGTGCAAGTTTCTGATCATGCTGACAATTCTTCATTGCag ggTGTGCTGCTTTCTTTGTCTGGTGGTCAAAGTTATCGCAAAAACAGTATAACCGGCGAGGACGGAAAGTTCACATTTAATTCGCTATCTCCGGGCGAGTATCATCTTCGACCTATGATGAAGGAATATCGCTTCGATCCGTCATCGAAGATGATCAACGTCATGGAAGGAGCAACTGTTAAAGTGAACCTTTTTGGTAATCGAGTCGCGTATAGTGCTTACGGCTCCGTAACGTCTTTGAACGGAGAACCGGAAGTCGGTCTGTTAGTCGAGGTTCAAGGTCAAAACAACTGTTCCAATCTCCAAGAGGAGGCCACAACCGAGGAGAATGGGAACTTTAGAATACGTGGTCTTCAGCCCgca tgcACCTACGTTTTCCGCTTGAAACCAAACGTAGAAAGTAACGCTCATATACACCGCACGAGTCCCAGTTCTCAACTGGTGCAGCCGACAGAGGAGGATATTCACGGTCTACGATTGATCGCCTTCCATCCGATCTCACGTACGGACGTTTCGGTGCATGTCACATCTACCCAGCCGGAACACTATCGCACGATTAAGGTAAAACTGTGTCGGGAAGACGCTCCAGACTCGCCGGTGCACATCTCGAAACTGGACGTGCAACAATCTGCCAGTAAGAATTCCGGTAATTACAACGCTGGTTTCCTAGTGCACTTTCCGCCATTGCAAGCTGACGGCAGAAAATACTTTGTGCAATTGGAGTCATCGCTATCGCAAGCCGTGCATAAATATCGAACCATCCCGGTCTACTTTGAAGCGAATTCGTCATTCAAGTACGTCAAACTGACATTCAACGCAGAACGGAAGATCGATCAAAGTGACATGAATCAAACATCGGTGATTGCACTCCCGTTCATTATGCTGGTTGGGTTGGCATTTGTCAATCGCGAAAAAATGTGGACTTGGTTGAACGCGCTACTCGAAAGACGTTCCAAGCCTGTGCCGAGCTCCAGAGCACCCGTTCAAGCTATTCCCATTGATCCCAGAGCAGATGACATTATAGTCGaacaaataatgaatattaacaAGAGGAAGGCAAAGCCGCGAAAGACATGA
- the LOC140674383 gene encoding UPF0587 protein CG4646: protein MLSRHSTVIMVKIALQITCRLDNIEELRPSESEFRWCLKFTCCNCGETSDKWNYVSSDEPVRPTVRGSGVNHFVSKCKLCSRENSMMIIDDSIQSFTQDDQGQFKTIVIFDCRGIEPSDFSAREGWVAKAAEGGKEFDEIDLSEGEWEDYCDKIMQPVGIYEIKHKFERIK, encoded by the exons ATGCTT AGTAGACATTCTACAGTTATAATGGTGAAAATAGCGTTGCAGATTACGTGTAGACTCGACAACATCGAGGAACTAAGGCCATCGGAATCTGAATTCAGATGGTGCCTGAAGTTTACTTGTTGTAACTGCGGAGAGACATCAGACAAGTGGAACTACGTCTCCTCGGACGAGCCGGTGCGTCCAACAGTGCGAGGCAGTGGCGTCAATCATTTTGTGAGCAAATGCAAACTCTGCTCCCGAGAGAACTCCATGATGATAATAGACGACTCCATCCAGTCTTTTACCCAGGATGATCAAGGACAGTTTAAGACAATTGTCATATTTGATTGTCGAGGAATAGAACCTTCTGACTTTTCCGCGAGAGAAGGATGGGTAGCCAAAGCTGCCGAGGGAGGTAAGGAGTTTGACGAAATAGATTTGAGCGAAGGTGAATGGGAGGACTATTGCGACAAGATTATGCAACCTGTTGGAATATACGAGATTAAGCATAAGTTTGAAAGAATTAAGTAG